One Synergistota bacterium genomic region harbors:
- a CDS encoding class I SAM-dependent RNA methyltransferase: MKLRIEKMVYGGYGLARTSEGIAFVEGAISGEEVEVELVDKKESHFFARVVNVLSASPYRIPARCQFFGLCGGCDWQHISYEGQLTLKGEMLKDLFA; encoded by the coding sequence ATGAAACTCCGTATAGAAAAAATGGTCTATGGTGGTTATGGCCTTGCTCGAACGAGTGAAGGTATCGCTTTTGTGGAAGGGGCTATATCAGGGGAGGAGGTAGAGGTAGAGCTTGTAGACAAAAAGGAATCACATTTTTTTGCGAGGGTGGTAAATGTATTATCTGCGTCTCCTTATAGAATTCCTGCAAGGTGCCAGTTTTTTGGACTGTGTGGAGGCTGTGATTGGCAACATATATCATACGAGGGACAGCTTACTTTGAAGGGAGAGATGCTAAAGGATCTCTTTGCGA